A window from Litoribacterium kuwaitense encodes these proteins:
- a CDS encoding holin, translating to MNELLNQLIDFTGVEGAYASFIAIVTTLAVQAIKKTVSVPKNYVPSLSLIVGLVLAVLSFPFTDLDLSVRLWVGAIAGLAGTGLFEVVNKREGKTK from the coding sequence ATGAACGAATTATTAAACCAACTTATTGATTTTACAGGCGTGGAAGGCGCATACGCATCGTTTATCGCAATCGTCACGACTCTAGCTGTACAAGCGATCAAGAAGACCGTAAGTGTGCCAAAGAACTACGTTCCGTCATTGTCGCTGATTGTAGGTCTTGTGCTTGCTGTGCTGTCGTTTCCGTTTACTGATCTCGATTTGTCTGTGAGGTTATGGGTAGGCGCGATCGCAGGACTAGCAGGTACGGGGCTGTTTGAGGTTGTAAATAAGCGTGAGGGCAAAACTAAATAA